From Aedes albopictus strain Foshan chromosome 1, AalbF5, whole genome shotgun sequence, one genomic window encodes:
- the LOC109623085 gene encoding uncharacterized protein LOC109623085 isoform X2, with translation MRILVLLLVNIFCLAKFVKSYGVTEHRVDYIKTVDGHEYDYHYHDGSAPRFEKSKLHHLQQPQQHQRFHNFNNHQQQQQVLRSKRPYKQPLKQPYFNKFFTSGNQEHSFANNEFQAAAAAAPSYSSISSSSNTNFKQQNSIPIFESHEKIRHSFIDHNDDDDDGKTSTSNFDYETERPIKRRPISKPKPSTKPSSIIDTSLHGFRTQNNGHRVNQYHGYDDSSESAEALAKPLTGSSHSSAPFHFLSNNSSPTNIPGFHYISGGYSYFSSHPVPKKKKLQPIVVESTFDDDSDDEPVIATTTRRPYVAPTLTTTPTPPAKYHAQQRPTKAPVQRRPYIAPALTTTKQPYVAPSVLQSTGKVTDASLLAFGQNGASRFRYTNRDKAAASTTGKKSEKQSDLYEPEFDIDIRIDLSSDAAQ, from the exons AACATATTTTGCCTGGCAAAGTTTGTCAAATCCTATGGCGTTACGGAGCACCGCGTTGACTACATCAAAACTGTTGACGGTCATGAATACGATTATCA TTACCACGACGGTTCAGCGCCACGATTTGAAAAGAGCAAACTTCATCACCTGCAACAACCACAACAGCACCAACGATTCCACAATTTCAACAACCATCAGCAACAGCAACAAGTGCTGAGAAGCAAGCGACCTTATAAACAACCCTTAAAACAGCCCTATTTCAACAAGTTTTTCACCTCGGGTAACCAAGAGCACAGTTTCGCAAACAACGAATTCCAGGCCGCAGCAGCAGCCGCCCCTAGCTATAGCAGTATTAGTAGCAGTAGTAACACCAACTTCAAGCAGCAAAATTCCATTCCGATCTTCGAAAGCCACGAGAAGATCCGACATTCCTTCATAGACCacaatgatgacgatgacgacggaaAGACCAGTACTAGCAATTTTGACTACGAAACAGAACGACCCATCAAACGACGACCAATTTCAAAGCCCAAACCGTCGACGAAACCAAGCTCGATAATCGATACAAGTTTGCATGGATTCCGTACACAGAACAATGGTCACCGCGTTAACCAGTATCATGGTTACGACGATTCTTCCGAATCGGCAGAGGCCTTGGCTAAGCCATTGACCGGATCTAGTCACTCTTCGGCACCGTTCCATTTCCTATCAAACAACTCATCTCCAACGAACATTCCCGGATTCCACTATATTTCCGGAGGATACTCCTACTTCAGTTCTCATCCGGTGCCCAAGAAGAAGAAACTCCAGCCAATCGTGGTTGAGTCGACGTTCGACGATGACTCAGATGATGAACCGGTGATTGCTACAACGACACGCCGACCGTACGTGGCCCCAACGCTGACCACGACTCCTACGCCACCTGCCAAGTACCACGCCCAACAGAGACCGACAAAAGCTCCCGTCCAACGGAGACCCTACATCGCACCAGCACTGACCACGACCAAACAACCGTACGTTGCTCCGTCCGTGTTGCAGTCCACCGGTAAGGTCACCGATGCCAGCCTGCTAGCGTTCGGCCAGAACGGAGCCAGCCGGTTCCGGTACACCAACAGGGACAAGGCAGCGGCCAGCACCACTGGCAAAAAATCCGAAAAGCAGAGCGATCTGTACGAGCCGGAATTCGACATCGACATCCGGATCGACCTGTCCAGTGACGCCGCGCAGTGA